The Etheostoma spectabile isolate EspeVRDwgs_2016 chromosome 1, UIUC_Espe_1.0, whole genome shotgun sequence genome has a segment encoding these proteins:
- the bcl2l10 gene encoding bcl-2-like protein 10 produces MYGLWKETLALAEDYLSLCCTSPRPAPPPPSESAAAMRFLAHDMETQHQARFHTLAQTFLKHCGPDPCSSLRKVMEELVGDGHLNWGRVVSLFTFTGVLARQLMEQKDMKPGLDSGQGQELGQDPGNCRALAETIADYLGEEKKDWLLENDGWEGFCKFSLSAREGSQDSSMKTALFAAAGVGLAGLTFLLVR; encoded by the exons ATGTACGGGCTGTGGAAAGAGACCCTGGCTCTTGCAGAGGACTACCTGTCCCTGTGCTGCACAAGCCCACGGCCAGCCCCGCCACCTCCCAGCGAGTCAGCCGCTGCCATGAGATTCCTGGCCCACGACATGGAAACGCAGCACCAGGCTCGCTTCCACACCCTCGCTCAGACCTTCCTGAAGCACTGTGGGCCGGACCCCTGCTCCAGCCTCAGGAAGGTGATGGAGGAGTTGGTGGGTGATGGACACTTGAACTGGGGAAGGGTTGTTTCCCTTTTCACCTTTACTGGGGTGCTGGCCAGACAGCTGATGGAGCAAAAGGACATGAAGCCGGGGCTGGACTCTGGACAGGGGCAGGAACTGGGACAGGATCCCGGAAACTGCAGGGCACTGGCAGAGACCATAGCTGATTACctgggagaggagaagaaagactGGCTTCTGGAGAATGACGGATGG GAGGGGTTCTGTAAATTCTCCCTCAGTGCCAGAGAGGGGAGTCAGGACTCGTCCATGAAGACAGCACtgtttgctgctgctggtgtGGGCCTTGCTGGACTCACCTTCCTCCTGGTGCGCTAG
- the gnb5b gene encoding guanine nucleotide-binding protein subunit beta-5b translates to MCDQTFVAATFGPCESCGLASPLMNIYIKTEPINYCSFCVEVMACQGLQEGETVASLKRESDSLKKKLEEERKKLSDVELNQVAEKIEVLGPLSIKTRRVLKGHGNKVLCMDWCKDKRRLVSSSQDGKVIVWDAFTLNKEHGVALPCTWVMACAYAPSGCAVACGGLDNKCSVFPLSLDKNENLSAKKKSVAMHTNYVSGCTFTSSDMQILTSSGDGTCALWDVESGQLLQSFHGHTADVLSLDLAPSETGNTFVSGGCDKKANIWDMRSGQNIQSFESHESDINCVKYYPSGDAFASASDDATCRFYDLRADREVAVYQKDSVIFGASTLDFSLSGRLLFAGYNDYTINVWDVLKGTRASILFGHENRVSRVRMSPDGTALCSASWDNTLRIWS, encoded by the exons ATGTGTGACCAGACGTTTGTGGCGGCCACTTTTGGCCCCTGTGAGAGCTGTGGGCTCGCAAGTCCTCTTATGAACATCTACATTAAGACTGAGCCCATAAACTACTGCTCCTTCTGTGTGGAAGtg ATGGCTTGTCAGGGGCTCCAAGAAGGGGAAACCGTGGCGAGTCTGAAGAGGGAGAGCGACAGTCTAAAGAAGAAGCTAGAGGAGGAGCGGAAAAAACTCAGCGACGTAGAGT TGAACCAAGTGGCTGAGAAGATTGAGGTGTTGGGTCCTCTCTCCATAAAGACCAGACGTGTGCTGAAGGGTCATGGGAACAAGGTGCTGTGTATGGACTGGTGTAAAGACAAACGTCGTCTCGTCAGCTCTTCACAG GATGGCAAAGTGATTGTCTGGGATGCATTCACTCTTAATAAG gAACATGGGGTAGCCCTGCCGTGTACATGGGTTATGGCGTGTGCTTATGCTCCCTCAGGTTGTGCTGTGGCATGTGG CGGATTGGATAACAAGTGCTCAGTGTTCCCGCTGTCACTGGACAAAAATGAGAACTTGTCTGCAAAGAAGAAGTCTGTTGCCATGCACACAAACTATGTATCAGGATGCACCTTCACCAGCTCTGACATGCAG ATCCTGACCTCCAGTGGTGATGGCACATGTGCCTTGTGGGATGTGGAGAGCGGGCAGCTGCTGCAGAGTTTCCATGGTCACACAGCTGATGTTTTGTCCCTGGACCTCGCCCCATCTGAGACTGGAAACACTTTTGTCTCTGGG GGCTGTGATAAGAAGGCCAACATTTGGGACATGCGCTCTGGACAGAACATTCAGTCTTTTGAGAGCCACGAGTCTGATATCAACTGTGTAAA ATACTACCCCAGTGGAGATGCATTTGCTTCTGCTTCAGACGATGCCACA TGCCGTTTCTATGATCTGCGAGCTGACCGTGAGGTAGCCGTCTACCAGAAGGACAGCGTCATATTTGGTGCTTCCACACTGGACTTCTCTCTGAGTG gtcgcCTGCTGTTTGCTGGTTATAATGACTACACCATCAATGTGTGGGACGTTTTGAAAGGAACTCGTGCCTCCATCCTGTTTGGCCATGAGAATCGCGTCAGCAGAGTCAGAATGTCACCTGACGGCACAGCGCTCTGCTCGGCCTCCTGGGACAACACCTTACGG ATTTGGTCCTAG